In the Desulfuromonas sp. DDH964 genome, AAGATATCTGAACAGCGCCTTTCTTCTTTCTCCGTCCGGAGAGAACCTCGGGCGCAGCGATAAGATCCATCTCGTGCCCTTCGGTGAATATGTGCCGCTGAAATCGCTTTTCCCCTTCCTCGACAAGCTGGTGGCGGGGATCGGGGATTTCTCTCCCGGCACGGTCAACCCCTTGTCCATGAACGATCATCAGATCGGGGTACTGGTGTGCTTCGAGGGGATTTTCCCTGAACTGGCCCGCAATTATGTGCGAAAGGGGAGCGATCTATTGGTCAACATCACCAATGACGCCTGGTTCGGGCGCTCCTCGGCACCGGATCAGCACCTGGCCATGACCCGTTTCCGGGCCATCGAAAACCGGATCTGGGTGGCCCGGGCCGCCAATACAGGGATCTCGGCCTTTATCACCCCTTCCGGCCGGGTACAGGGGAAAACGGCGGTGTTTGAGGAGGCGGTGACCGCGGCCCGGGCCGGCCTGGGGGCGGGAAACAGCCTCTATACACGTTTCGGCGATGTTTTCCCCGGACTTTTTCTGACCATCAGTCTCTTCTGGTTGGTCCGTTCTCGCAAGCCTTTCGGGGCAGGTTGACGTAGCAGAGGCACCGGAGATCGACAATGATGATCTCGGTGTCACCTATGCGGTACTTTTCCTCGACTTGAGAGTAGGACTGAAGCGCAGGGCGCATAGAGTCAGTTTTGTTTCTGCCCGAATTTAAAAGGGATGCCGGCGAAGAGTCGGAGGTCCGGCCTCCGACTCTTCGCGCCCAGATCAAAGATAGAATCAGACAACCCCTTCGAACAGTGGGCTCGAGAGATAGCGCTCGCCCGAGTCGGGCAGGATAACCACTATTTTTTTGTTCTTGAACTCGGGCTGCGCGGCCAGGCGGACGGCCACCGCCGCCGCCGCGCCGCAGGAGATGCCGGAGAGGATGCCCTCTTCCTTGGCCAGGCGCCGGGCGTAGTCGATGGCCTCGTCGTTACTGATCTGCTCCACCCGGTCGACCATCGACAGGTCGAGGGTCTCGGGGATGAAGCCGGCGCCGATCCCCTGGATCTTGTGCGGTCCGGGATGCAGTATCTCGCCGGACAGCTTCTGGCTGATGACCGGGCTGTCGGCGGGCTCCACCGCCACCGAGAGGATTTGCTTGCCCTTGGTTTGCTTGATATAGCGGGACACGCCGGTGATGGTGCCGCCGGTGCCCACCCCGGAGATCAGCACATCAATCTCGCCGCCGGTATCTTCCCAGATTTCGGGGCCGGTGGTCCGTTCGTGGATCGCCGGGTTCGCCGGATTCTTGAACTGGTGCAGCAGCACGTAGCGGCTCGGATCGGAGGCGGCCAACTCCTCGGCCGCGGTGACGGCACCGGTCATCCCCTTTGCGCCAGGGGTAAGGATCAGGTTGGCGCCGAAGGCCGCCAGCACCTTGCGTCGCTCGATGCTCATGGTCTCGGGCATGGTCAGGGTGATGGGGATTCCCCGTGCGGCCGCGACGAAGGCCAGGGCGATGCCGGTGTTGCCGCTGGTCGGCTCGACGATCTCCTTGCCGGGGCCGAGCAGCCCCTTCTGTTCGGCGTCCCAGACCATCGAGGCGCCAATGCGGCACTTGACCGAGTAAGCGGGGTTGCGCCCCTCGATCTTACCGAGGACGGTGGCACCTTCTGGGACGATGCGGTTCAGGCTCACCAAAGGGGTGCGGCCGACGGAAAGTGAATTGTCAGTGTAAATAGGGGTCACAGCGTGGGTCACAGCGTGGTTCCTTTCTTTAATCCTTATTGGTTGGGCGGCGTCCTTGGTGGCCGTTGCCGTCATTAGCCCCCACAACCAGTTGATCCTGTAGCGTTCAATGTCAACGCTCGCAAAGCCCGCTTCCATGAAGAGATCCCGGCATTCCTTGGAGCCATATGTTTGGAAATGTGCGCGACTGAAAGCGCGGAGAA is a window encoding:
- the cysK gene encoding cysteine synthase A, which gives rise to MTPIYTDNSLSVGRTPLVSLNRIVPEGATVLGKIEGRNPAYSVKCRIGASMVWDAEQKGLLGPGKEIVEPTSGNTGIALAFVAAARGIPITLTMPETMSIERRKVLAAFGANLILTPGAKGMTGAVTAAEELAASDPSRYVLLHQFKNPANPAIHERTTGPEIWEDTGGEIDVLISGVGTGGTITGVSRYIKQTKGKQILSVAVEPADSPVISQKLSGEILHPGPHKIQGIGAGFIPETLDLSMVDRVEQISNDEAIDYARRLAKEEGILSGISCGAAAAVAVRLAAQPEFKNKKIVVILPDSGERYLSSPLFEGVV